From Poecile atricapillus isolate bPoeAtr1 chromosome Z, bPoeAtr1.hap1, whole genome shotgun sequence, one genomic window encodes:
- the TBC1D2 gene encoding TBC1 domain family member 2A isoform X1 gives MKKGPESGACTLAAPGNLVESDPDINSSNGTSAREKDILPSPGEQENLPPKNSTETSRKKLCGYLNKLGIKGPIKTWKSRWFFYDENKCRLLYYRTAQDINPLGSIDLSSASFDCKMENGEGVFEIRTPSRAFILKAISKQAMMYWLQQLQMRRWEFCNTQSRFPVGSSQLVNEPLAGRTNVVDNEDFLPLVKTPTEAVGLKAASLPAPQTSTALQNISLKHPWTEIQNTVYNICGSRQLWGNNGNVFRFDEFQEHPENVDEEQEAEVETGCPVKEGTLEDGRMGPRLNWIRRARWMNSGFLGSEELSREKNSVDKVSVLQQQILTLTEEVKSQKELVKLLHKALEAAQQEKRVSSMYLTAAEDKDRLELVRHKVRQIADLTTRLEALEQEKKELEQILTLRDSHIQELKEHVQLLMEKNHAKQEVIMTLTEQMARELSDPLQEANTITVETLYKQQEEIEHLKDDIDAYKTQNQFLNSEIHQVTRLWTSVAENEKALLMKCACLQARNCQMESKYLTVLRKLQEAVPGLPSSHAELVKSLIQEALQWDVKEEAEESFNLNPVSEYDEYGFMTVPDYEIEDWKLLAKIQALEIKSNKLRSQEIVEKPLRDRWNSIGELNPSAELKNLIRSGIPVEHRQRVWSWMVSRHCSPVPGHYQRLLEQSRSTEHPACRQIELDLPRTLTNNKHFSCPTSQLIPKLRRVLLAFSWHNPAIGYCQGLNRLAAVALLVLEDEESAFWCLVYIVENLMPADYYSDTLITSQVDQRVFKDFLSEKLPRLMAHFEQYQIDVSLITFNWFLVAFVDSLVSDILLRVWDAFLYEGTKVIFRYALAIFKYNEEEILRIHDSVEIYQYLRFFTRMITDGRKLMNIAFNDLNPFPMKLLRNRRSMHREELEAELCELEQIKAAYVKERAEQRPQDLKEVVSEEEEES, from the exons atgaagaaaggaCCAGAAAGTGGGGCATGTACCCTTGCTGCTCCAGGTAATTTAGTGGAGTCAGATCCAGACATTAACAGCAGCAATGGAACCTCAGCAAGAGAGAAAGAcatccttccttctcctggagAACAGGAAAATCTACCACCGAAGAACAGCACAGAAACATCCAGAAAAAAACTTTGTGGCTATTTAAATAAGTTGGGCATCAAGGGGCCAATCAAAACCTGGAAGTCTCGCTGGTTCTTTTATGACGAAAACAAATGTCGCTTACTATACTACAGAACTGCCCAGGACATTAATCCCTTGGGGTCTATTGATCTCTCCAGCGCCAGCTTTGActgcaaaatggaaaatggGGAAGGAGTTTTTGAGATCAGAACACCAAGCAGAGCTTTTATTCTGAAG GCAATCAGCAAACAGGCAATGATGtactggctgcagcagctgcaaatGAGACGTTGGGAATTTTGCAACACTCAGAGCAGATTTCCTGTGGGCAGCTCACAGCTTGTGAATGAACCTCTGGCTGGAAGAACAA ATGTAGTTGACAATGAAGACTTTCTGCCTCTTGTGAAAACACCAACAGAAGCAGTGGGTTTAAAGGCAGCATCCTTGCCTGCACCCCAAACGTCTACTGCCTTGCAGAACATCTCCCTTAAGCACCCATGGACAGAGATACA AAACACTGTCTACAATATTTGTGgctccaggcagctctgggggaacAACGGGAATGTCTTTAGATTTGATGAATTCCAAGAGCATCCTGAGAATGTGGATGAGGAGCAAGAGGCAGAAGTGGAGACAGGATGCCCAG TTAAGGAGGGGACCCTGGAAGATGGGAGGATGGGGCCCAGGCTGAACTGGATTAGGAGAGCCAGGTGGATGAACAGTGGCTTCCTAGGTTCTGAAGAATTGTCAAGGGAGAAGAACTCAGTGGATAAAGTGAGTGTCCTTCAGCAACAGATTCTGACGCTCACAGAGGAAGTCAAGTCACAGAAG GAATTGGTCAAACTTCTCCACAAAGCTCTGGAGGCAGCCCAGCAGGAGAAGCGAGTATCTAGCATGTATCTCACTGCAGCAGAAGATAAGGACAGGCTGGAGCTGGTGCGCCACAAAGTGAGACAAATTGCAGATCTGACAACTCGACTGGAAGCTCTTGAGCAAGAAAAGAAGGAACTGGAGCAGATACTGACTTTGAGAGACAGCCATATCCAGGAGCTCAAGGAACATGTGCAGCTTCTGATGGAGAAGAACCATGCCAAACAGGAAGTCATCATGACCTTGACAGAGCAGATGGCTCGAGAGCTCTCTGACCCCCTGCAAGAAGCCAACACTATCACTGTAGAGACATTGTAtaagcagcaggaggagattGAGCATCTGAAG GATGATATTGATGCATACAAAACCCAGAACCAGTTTCTCAATTCAGAGATCCACCAAGTTACTCGACTCTGGACAAGTGTTGCTGAGAATGAAAAGGCCCTTCTGATGAAG TGTGCCTGCCTGCAAGCAAGAAACTGCCAGATGGAGAGCAAATACCTGACAGTCTTAAGAAAGCTGCAGGAAGCTGTGCCTGGCCTGCCCAGCTCACATGCTGAATTGGTGAAGAGCCTCATCCAGGAAGCTCTGCAGTGGGATGTgaaggaagaagcagaagaaagttTTAACTTAAATCCTGTAAG CGAGTATGATGAGTATGGGTTTATGACTGTACCTGACTATGAAATTGAGGACTGGAAACTCCTGGCCAAAATCCAAGCCCTTGAGATAAAGTCCAACAAACTGCGGAGCCAGGAAATAGTGGAGAAGCCCCTCCGTGACAGATGGAACAGCATCGGAGAGCTGAacccctctgcagagctgaagaATCTGATCCGAAGTGGCATTCCAGTGGAGCATCGGCAGCGGGTGTGGAGCTGGATGGTCAGCCGGCACTGCAGCCCTGTGCCTGGCCACTACCAgcggctgctggagcagagcaggagcactgAGCACCCTGCCTGCCGGCAGATTGAGCTTGACCTGCCCCGCACACTGACCAACAACAAGCATTTTTCCTGTCCCACCTCACAGCTCATCCCCAAGCTCCGGAGGGTGCTATTGGCATTCTCCTGGCACAATCCTGCCATTGGATACTGCCAGGGATTGAACAG ATTGGCAGCTGTTGCTCTTCTGGTCCTAGAAGATGAGGAAAGCGCTTTCTGGTGTCTAGTTTATATCGTGGAGAACCTAATGCCAGCAGACTACTACAGTGACACACTAATAACATCACAG GTAGATCAGAGAGTCTTCAAAGACTTCCTGTCTGAGAAGCTGCCTCGCCTCATGGCTCATTTTGAGCAGTATCAGATTGATGTCTCACTCATCACTTTCAACTGGTTTCTGGTGGCCTTTGTGGACAGCCTGGTCAGCGACATACTCCTGCGAGTGTGGGATGCCTTCTTATATGAGGGAACCAAG GTCATTTTCCGCTATGCTCTtgcaatttttaaatacaatgaGGAGGAAATCCTAAGAATTCATGACAGTGTGGAGATCTACCAGTATCTACGGTTTTTCACAAGGATGATCACGGATGGCAG GAAGCTGATGAACATTGCCTTCAATGACTTAAACCCCTTCCCCATGAAACTGCTGAGGAACCGCCGGTCAATgcacagggaagagctggaggcagagctgtgtgaaCTTGAACAGATCAAGGCAGCCTACGTGAaagagagagcagagcagagaccTCAGGACCTGAAGGAGGTTGTTagtgaagaggaagaagagagctAA
- the TBC1D2 gene encoding TBC1 domain family member 2A isoform X2 gives MKKGPESGACTLAAPGNLVESDPDINSSNGTSAREKDILPSPGEQENLPPKNSTETSRKKLCGYLNKLGIKGPIKTWKSRWFFYDENKCRLLYYRTAQDINPLGSIDLSSASFDCKMENGEGVFEIRTPSRAFILKAISKQAMMYWLQQLQMRRWEFCNTQSRFPVGSSQLVNEPLAGRTNVVDNEDFLPLVKTPTEAVGLKAASLPAPQTSTALQNISLKHPWTEIQNTVYNICGSRQLWGNNGNVFRFDEFQEHPENVDEEQEAEVETGCPVKEGTLEDGRMGPRLNWIRRARWMNSGFLGSEELSREKNSVDKVSVLQQQILTLTEEVKSQKELVKLLHKALEAAQQEKRVSSMYLTAAEDKDRLELVRHKVRQIADLTTRLEALEQEKKELEQILTLRDSHIQELKEHVQLLMEKNHAKQEVIMTLTEQMARELSDPLQEANTITVETLYKQQEEIEHLKDDIDAYKTQNQFLNSEIHQVTRLWTSVAENEKALLMKCACLQARNCQMESKYLTVLRKLQEAVPGLPSSHAELVKSLIQEALQWDVKEEAEESFNLNPVSEYDEYGFMTVPDYEIEDWKLLAKIQALEIKSNKLRSQEIVEKPLRDRWNSIGELNPSAELKNLIRSGIPVEHRQRVWSWMVSRHCSPVPGHYQRLLEQSRSTEHPACRQIELDLPRTLTNNKHFSCPTSQLIPKLRRVLLAFSWHNPAIGYCQGLNRLAAVALLVLEDEESAFWCLVYIVENLMPADYYSDTLITSQVDQRVFKDFLSEKLPRLMAHFEQYQIDVSLITFNWFLVAFVDSLVSDILLRVWDAFLYEGTKVIFRYALAIFKYNEEEILRIHDSVEIYQYLRFFTRMITDGR, from the exons atgaagaaaggaCCAGAAAGTGGGGCATGTACCCTTGCTGCTCCAGGTAATTTAGTGGAGTCAGATCCAGACATTAACAGCAGCAATGGAACCTCAGCAAGAGAGAAAGAcatccttccttctcctggagAACAGGAAAATCTACCACCGAAGAACAGCACAGAAACATCCAGAAAAAAACTTTGTGGCTATTTAAATAAGTTGGGCATCAAGGGGCCAATCAAAACCTGGAAGTCTCGCTGGTTCTTTTATGACGAAAACAAATGTCGCTTACTATACTACAGAACTGCCCAGGACATTAATCCCTTGGGGTCTATTGATCTCTCCAGCGCCAGCTTTGActgcaaaatggaaaatggGGAAGGAGTTTTTGAGATCAGAACACCAAGCAGAGCTTTTATTCTGAAG GCAATCAGCAAACAGGCAATGATGtactggctgcagcagctgcaaatGAGACGTTGGGAATTTTGCAACACTCAGAGCAGATTTCCTGTGGGCAGCTCACAGCTTGTGAATGAACCTCTGGCTGGAAGAACAA ATGTAGTTGACAATGAAGACTTTCTGCCTCTTGTGAAAACACCAACAGAAGCAGTGGGTTTAAAGGCAGCATCCTTGCCTGCACCCCAAACGTCTACTGCCTTGCAGAACATCTCCCTTAAGCACCCATGGACAGAGATACA AAACACTGTCTACAATATTTGTGgctccaggcagctctgggggaacAACGGGAATGTCTTTAGATTTGATGAATTCCAAGAGCATCCTGAGAATGTGGATGAGGAGCAAGAGGCAGAAGTGGAGACAGGATGCCCAG TTAAGGAGGGGACCCTGGAAGATGGGAGGATGGGGCCCAGGCTGAACTGGATTAGGAGAGCCAGGTGGATGAACAGTGGCTTCCTAGGTTCTGAAGAATTGTCAAGGGAGAAGAACTCAGTGGATAAAGTGAGTGTCCTTCAGCAACAGATTCTGACGCTCACAGAGGAAGTCAAGTCACAGAAG GAATTGGTCAAACTTCTCCACAAAGCTCTGGAGGCAGCCCAGCAGGAGAAGCGAGTATCTAGCATGTATCTCACTGCAGCAGAAGATAAGGACAGGCTGGAGCTGGTGCGCCACAAAGTGAGACAAATTGCAGATCTGACAACTCGACTGGAAGCTCTTGAGCAAGAAAAGAAGGAACTGGAGCAGATACTGACTTTGAGAGACAGCCATATCCAGGAGCTCAAGGAACATGTGCAGCTTCTGATGGAGAAGAACCATGCCAAACAGGAAGTCATCATGACCTTGACAGAGCAGATGGCTCGAGAGCTCTCTGACCCCCTGCAAGAAGCCAACACTATCACTGTAGAGACATTGTAtaagcagcaggaggagattGAGCATCTGAAG GATGATATTGATGCATACAAAACCCAGAACCAGTTTCTCAATTCAGAGATCCACCAAGTTACTCGACTCTGGACAAGTGTTGCTGAGAATGAAAAGGCCCTTCTGATGAAG TGTGCCTGCCTGCAAGCAAGAAACTGCCAGATGGAGAGCAAATACCTGACAGTCTTAAGAAAGCTGCAGGAAGCTGTGCCTGGCCTGCCCAGCTCACATGCTGAATTGGTGAAGAGCCTCATCCAGGAAGCTCTGCAGTGGGATGTgaaggaagaagcagaagaaagttTTAACTTAAATCCTGTAAG CGAGTATGATGAGTATGGGTTTATGACTGTACCTGACTATGAAATTGAGGACTGGAAACTCCTGGCCAAAATCCAAGCCCTTGAGATAAAGTCCAACAAACTGCGGAGCCAGGAAATAGTGGAGAAGCCCCTCCGTGACAGATGGAACAGCATCGGAGAGCTGAacccctctgcagagctgaagaATCTGATCCGAAGTGGCATTCCAGTGGAGCATCGGCAGCGGGTGTGGAGCTGGATGGTCAGCCGGCACTGCAGCCCTGTGCCTGGCCACTACCAgcggctgctggagcagagcaggagcactgAGCACCCTGCCTGCCGGCAGATTGAGCTTGACCTGCCCCGCACACTGACCAACAACAAGCATTTTTCCTGTCCCACCTCACAGCTCATCCCCAAGCTCCGGAGGGTGCTATTGGCATTCTCCTGGCACAATCCTGCCATTGGATACTGCCAGGGATTGAACAG ATTGGCAGCTGTTGCTCTTCTGGTCCTAGAAGATGAGGAAAGCGCTTTCTGGTGTCTAGTTTATATCGTGGAGAACCTAATGCCAGCAGACTACTACAGTGACACACTAATAACATCACAG GTAGATCAGAGAGTCTTCAAAGACTTCCTGTCTGAGAAGCTGCCTCGCCTCATGGCTCATTTTGAGCAGTATCAGATTGATGTCTCACTCATCACTTTCAACTGGTTTCTGGTGGCCTTTGTGGACAGCCTGGTCAGCGACATACTCCTGCGAGTGTGGGATGCCTTCTTATATGAGGGAACCAAG GTCATTTTCCGCTATGCTCTtgcaatttttaaatacaatgaGGAGGAAATCCTAAGAATTCATGACAGTGTGGAGATCTACCAGTATCTACGGTTTTTCACAAGGATGATCACGGATGGCAGGTAG